TTGAATTCTTTTTATGTATTgtattttgtataaaaattatatagtatatttaaatttaatttgaatcaatttaAAGTTTTTTGAATCAATctatttaaagtttatattatcatttaaaagtatttttacactaaaattttatatattttataataaattttaaataaaaatattttaatatctaattcatttgaataaatttttttaaaaaatatttattcatattcaCGGTTTAatacaaactaaaaaaaatagcTTTGGAGAAACCTTATtagattaaataatatatttttaaaatttttgattttttaatattcttcatattttttatttttttaaatggattgtttaaattcttattttcattttttgaattttaaagagttttttttcataattttatgaaattctaaaatatgtttttttaaataggatttttattgaaaatatgaaaggctaatttataattttttttatttctatgtaCTTTTAAAGAGTAAGGACCAAATTAATAGGAATTATAAACACTAAAGGCTAAAAAGATATAGGGATTaggataaaaatattttaaaacttttagttCTTTTTTAGGAATTTTGTATACTTTTAACAAGTAAGGATCaaattagaaagaaagaaaaaaaaagagagtaaacattgagggctaaaaAGTACACAATTAACAGCAAAAATGGTTAGCATTATTGATTGGACCAAACTAAATCAAATTGAGGGCTAAAAAGTACACAATTAACAGCAAAAATGGTTGGCATGATTGATTGGACCGAACTAAATCAAATTAAGTGCAAAGAGTCAAtatcttaaaaaattaaagtatggaaactaaatttagaatttgattaaattatatgaAACTCTAAATATTCTTTGAAtatttgaatttatgaaattaaaaattttaaaattaaaaaatgaggGGTTTTTTCAAGGTAGTAAATAATAAGTTTTGAATAATTGGATCGTAATACTCATATTTTGCACAATTGAAACCATATAATTCCCAACTTAATTTGATGTAGATATGCTATAACCAGACACTTTAATGTTAAATCTAAAAATCACCCAAATGAATTTGATAGTTACTAAATATGTTGCATGCTTTAGCTCATTCATAAAATAGTTACCAAATATGTTATATTATGTTGTGGAGCGAAGGTAAGAAGACGAAGATTAGGAGGGGCATGTGATTCGACCTTAGTCATCTATATTCGTGTGTTGAGGGAGAAGTATAATACGGAGTTAGGATGCGTAGATAAAAAGGTGAAGGCGAAGCAGAGGAAAGAAGAAGATCATTTTTATAAGGtcttgatatgtatataaatcCAGCTTCGAGGCGGACACCGTGAGCCATGTAGTGGTAAGGTAGGCCGCAAGAGAGGCTCACCAAGAAGCGATCAGAAGCTTGACCACTATTTATAACTAACTCACCTGACGTGGCACCTTTagccccccccccaaaaaaaagtaATTGAAAATTCCATTATTAGTGAAatagaaaattgtaaaaaaattataaataaatattaataattttatttaattataaaatccaaatttaaaactcaagaaaaaaatataatagtaaGGTTAAAAAAACGTAATAGTTATAATTAAtatctaattatatttaaataaaattattaatatttatttataataattaatgtaCGTACTCGTGCGATGCACAtattaattgtttatattaactaaattatatataattatttgttataaatctttttaaattttgtaactgttcaaataataatattattaactttaaaagcATTATAGTTGATAttataatcaatttaataaaaagataataatattttataaattaaattaaattaataagtaaGATTCATCCGTTATAGACCTATTCATAGGGGTGAACATTCAATCGAATGaagtgaaaattttttaagttaatcgagttgatgaatcccattttatcatcctaacttgatcTGAAATCTTCTCGAATCAATTCGAATGAAACGAGATTCGAGTCAAATAaatttattcgagttaaatttaaaaaaattaaaccgacCATAAATCTTGTTGACAATATGATTAGATTCCAAATTAAggaacaaaaatataatatatatatatttgaaaactctttttaaaaaatataaatataattttttttgtattttttggaGGGCCCAATTTGCACATTTTCAAAACTATCAGGGACCCAAGGGGTATTTACATCATTTTGTTATTCGTGTCATTCGAATTATTCTAGttataaaattcaactcaaaaaaccgaattacttattcgagttaaTTCGATAAAAACCAAATAACTTGAATAACTCATTTTGATAAACtcgaaattcaaagaaaaaaatgctcgAATGCCCGtgcaggaggatgtgggttcgagtgcactgaagcgtattatcctcctatttatgggttggataGAGACTATGGGTAGTTTTAAGTATTATGTCAAAACAAGTAGATGTAATTAGAACCGGTAATAATAGAAATATAATTCACAAAcataaaagaataattaattttataaacttttttttatttttgtaatatacatttttcatttacttatttttattttatatattttaaaatttattaatatttttttatttaatttttagatgGATGTCATTAGTGACACGTGTCGTTGTCTGATACTGTCGCACGTCTAAATATCAAACTAGTTAACGGAAAAAAaaagttcaggtaccaaatttatatttaagtctattataaataaataatttcaaactttatgtctctcttatgaattttttaaaatgaagagTAAATTGGTACTTATTTATAGTGTAAGTATGGATTATGAGAGTGTTCTCTAGTCAATGTAAGATTTAGGACACTTCAAATTCTGTAgagaaataaaatgattttttagaatttattgtTACCATATAAATACAACTAATAGATaatgaaaattaaagagaaaacgagaaaaaaaattgcataaaaaaaaaagagatcgcCACTTATCATCATTATATGCTTTTGTaccttgttatatatatatatatgattctatTATCTTTTGTTTTACTCAATGATAATATACTGTGCTGTTATTCACTTCTAATCCATGAAACTCTTATACTAACAACACATCGAATATAATtccaaatttttataataatgtctcaaatttttgaagaaattataagtaaaattacaaatataaacaaaataataccCATAAATAATTACAGCAAGAACCGATAATCGCAAATCCTAATTTGagtgataattaaaatatatttagatctaaattagaataaattagaataaaacacctacgtacaattttaaaaaaaagatagtaTCCGTCGTGATCATAGGAGTTAAAAAACTAGGGGAAAAGAAGTCTTGTATCTTTAtatcattatcatatatataaaaaaaatagcttCCTAACCCTGCCATTTAGAAGGAACATAAAAATCTACCTCATTCTCTAAAACCAAATCTTAGTATTGTTGGTGGCGGCATAACCCTCCTCGATGGTTGTTGGTTGTGACCTCTTCAAttgtattccttttttttttctctttaatttttagtTCTAATTCACTTTATTTTCTGTGAAAtttatgataattatttttttattccatattatcgtagttttcatttttattcactCTATTTTCTTTTAAGATTGTTATGGTTCTTGTCCATTCTGTTTTCTCTTAAAGTAGCAGtgattttagtttaaatttttaatttctagtTGTGTTTTGACTTTTATATGAGATTTGTCAATGTAAGGATGTCGTTAGATCTATTGGAACCATTCTCGGAGGGTGTTATCATAATAGAACATTGTGATTATATTCGTAAAATTGGACTTTGAGATGAGGAGGAGGGTAGGCCAATTTAGACTTGGCATTTGTGTATTATTGATGCAGTGAATCTCTTGGAGCTCTTACCAATGGTTTCTTAGTTAACTGGAGTACACCATTAAGTTGATTTAATGACGGTGAGACTAAGATACAAATTTCAACAGTTTAATCAATGTGATTATCAAATTGTCTCTCCTATTTTGGGCTTAATTTATATAcagttatattattttattgattacTTATACCATGTACCATGTATTTATTTTTCATGATTCGAAAGACGATAAAAAAATATAGCTTCCAAAGGGACTTGAGAATTCCACTATAGTGGATGGGAAAAAGTATCCATATATTTTActaaaaagtaatttttaattaaaaaaatactgttttaaacattttatttcatatgttcaaataaatatttaaaaaaaaatactttgagTTAGATTCATCGCTataaaaaaactgaaataaaaaattgatatgaGTAGGGGCGGAATCTATGatatttcattttttcattttctcaagaaatttaatcccaaaatctaatttaacataattaccaaaaaataaaataactataatcCTAGAGACCCAAATCAGTTTTCTTATCTAAAAAGCCCATTGTTAACGGTGGGGGATAAATATTGGTATATGCACAGTTTTAAATGGCCATGGGTCAACATGGAGCGTGGCAATGGTGGCTTCTTTGATGGCGTCatatgaagaaaatgatgttAAACGGAGCACACAAAATGCATTTTGAATCCTGTTTAAACCACAGAGGATTGTTGCTCTTCTGGATTTTCCTTTTTTGGGGGTAACAGCCATAGCAGCTGACTCTAGTATTCACGCAAGAGCTACGGGCATGGCTTCTGAAAATAGGTTACTACAAATTTTACAGTACTACTCACCGGCACCGCTGCTTATCTTATCTGTTTATATTCTATGAACAAGACAAAAAAGACAGGAAAGAATCATGGGCTTATTCTAAACAGACAAACAATCAGCACACCGGTATCTGTTTTGGATGAACATCAATACCCATACGTCAGTTTTTGATCAGAAGTTTTCTagaacccccccccccccaaagtaaatttgtaataatgtTGTCACTCCCCAACTCTTTGAGAATCCTATACTTCCTCGTAAATATGCTTTGTTTCTTGTCGGTAGGCCGCACAAAGTCATTAAACTACTGAAATTAAGCTTTTCTTTGGGGCCTACTCTGTTTCAATCTTGAAATTTAATCACTTGGAAACCAACTAAACATATTCTTTTGCCAAATCAAATGATGGGGAAATTACTTATTCACAAAGCATCTTCCATTTCCTTTGCTATTTTGTAACTTTatacacaaattttttttataaacaattaTTTCCTCTCAATCAAAATTCAAGACAAAAACAAATACAAATGACCCTTTTTATCTTACAGAGATTCAAAACtggaaatctttttttttttcttttttgtggcaaaatttgaattgaatatttacAAAGAACGGTATGGAATTTGAGGAGGGATCCTGAAGCGGACCTGAGAAGCAGGGGAACGGACGGCGACGCCGTGCCAGCAAATACCACCCTTGCACATCTCTTGAACGTGTACGGAAGCGGCGTAATCGCGGGAAATCGCGTACGTAGCTTTACGGGAGACGTCCCACGTCAACGTGCCAACCAAGATGAAACCCACCACCGTGCTCGACACTATCAGCACGAAGCCGCCACCAAAGCTCCGCCCACATACTAAACCATACGCCTTTATCCCCGCTATCACTGCCAAGTAGATCATCATCAAATTCCCAATCACCGCATCCGATATCGCCATATCCCCTCCCCCCCTCCTTACCCCCACAAACAATTCCCCTCTTCCTCTAATCCTAGCGCTAATTTTACGGTCAGTATATTGTTAAAGAGTTCGCCCTGGGATTGCTGctgataaaggaaaaaaaaaagtaaaggaaaaaaaaacagaaaatagtATGGTGGAACTGTGGGAGAAGAGATGATTTAAGTAACAACTAAAATGAGGAATGTGGGGttgggttttaaatttggattaaattaatatattaaaaaaatatacggGTTCAAGTAGATGTTACAAAACGGTATCGTCGTGGTAAAAGCTTATCTTTTCGATGCGAAGGTTTAGGTGGAGGAtgatgatatctcttctttttgggcttttttttattttattaaaatggatcaaaaattaattaaaaatgaggACCTGATGAAGTAATCATTTTTTTTAGATTGATTGAAAAAtagagttaaattttttat
The genomic region above belongs to Gossypium hirsutum isolate 1008001.06 chromosome D05, Gossypium_hirsutum_v2.1, whole genome shotgun sequence and contains:
- the LOC107897047 gene encoding uncharacterized protein, whose translation is MAISDAVIGNLMMIYLAVIAGIKAYGLVCGRSFGGGFVLIVSSTVVGFILVGTLTWDVSRKATYAISRDYAASVHVQEMCKGGICWHGVAVRSPASQVRFRIPPQIPYRSL